The genome window AAACGCCCCCTTTTGCAGGCTATTACCCATCACCAAAAACCAGTCTTACTCATCGATGAAATTGACAGGAGTGACGAGGAGTTTGAAAGCTTTTTACTGGAGATGCTGAGCGACTGGCAGATAACCATTCCGGAAATAGGCACCATGAAGGCCACATTTATTCCGCAGGTGATATTGACCAGCAATCGTACCAGAGAACTGAGCGAAGCCCTGCGCCGGCGGTGCTTGTATTTATACATTGACTATCCTGATTTTGAAAAAGAATGGCTGATCGTCAAAAACAGGGTGCCGGGTGTTGATGCAAAATTGGGTGCACAGATCACCCGGTTTATGCAGGAGCTGCGCCTGCTGAAGTTGGAAAAAACACCTGGCATTGCAGAAACAATTGACTGGGCAGTCGCCTTGTCGGTCCTGCACGTTGACCATCTTGATAAAACAACGATCGAACAAACACTGGGTGTCGTACTGAAGGAATGGCGGGATACGCGGCAGGTGCAAATGTCATTAAGCGAATTGATGGAGAAGACAAAGATCCATTCCAAATTTGATAGTCCATGATTGGCAGATTGACCTCACTTTCAAAGAACATTGTGCAGTTCTGTATATTTCTGCGCAGCAAGGGATTTGCTGTTGGCGTGGAAGAAGAGGCTATCATGCTCGAAGTATTACAGTTCCTGGATTATACAAGCTATGAGGCGTTTTTTATGTCTTTGAAAACGGTGCTTTGCCGCAGCAAAACGCAATGGGATGCGTTTGATAAGCTTTTCAGGGAGTACTGGGAGCAGGTTAGCCAGGCGGTGGATGCAAAGCTGAAAGCCGAAACGAAAAAAAAGAAACAGCCTGTTTCCCGGCAGCAACAATTCAGCTCATTAATGGCCTGGATGAAGGGTAATAAAAATAAGGAGGCGGAAGAAACGGCTGCCTATAGTATGAACGAAGCTCTATCCAGGAAAGATTTTTCGGCTGTACCTGAAAGCGAAGTGGATGAACTCATGAGATGCATCAGGAACTTGTCGAGACGGCTTGCCGCAAAAGCGAACCGGCGCTATGAATTTACCCGTAAAATTGACTTACCCGATTTACGAAAAACCCTGAGAAGAAATCTCCGCAGAGGCGGCGAACTGATCGATATTATCTATCGCCGGCCTAAACGCAACCGCCTAAAGCTACTGCTGCTTTGTGATGTAAGCAAATCCATGGAATTATATTCGGCATTTCTGCTTCAGTTCATGTACGCCTTTCAACAGGTGTATAACCGGATGGAAACATTTGTCTTCAGCACATCACTTAAAAGAATAACGCCTTTGTTGAAACAAAAAAACTTTCATGATACATTGGAGTTATTGAGTACCGAAAGTGATGGGTGGAGAGCGGGTACCAGGATCGGAGAGTCGCTACATGCATTTGTGGAAGACTACAGCAGGAAATTAGTCGATTCGGGAACTATTGTAATCATACTAAGCGACGGATGGGATATGGGTAATATTGATATGCTTCAAAAAAGTATGAAGATCATACAGGAGAAAACAAAAAAAGTGATATGGCTAAACCCACTGGCTGGATATGCTGCTTATCGTCCTGATGTCGCAGGAATGAAAGCTGCCATGCCTTATATTGATGTATTTGCACCTGTTTACAACGCAGAAAGTTTAAGGACACTAACAAAATGGTTATAACCATTTTCCGGGTTGTCTTTTTTCTTCCCTTCAATGAATTATTTGCAGAGCTGTTCAGGCAATATCAAAGCCGCGTACATCGAATGATTTACGCGGCTTTGTGTTTTTAAGAAATAGCATCAGGAATATTGTAATCAGGCATCCGGTATCTCAGGCTCTACTAACTTAGCCAGCTTTTCCAGCGACTCCTGCCAACCTAAATAGCACATTTCAACAGGTATAGCAGGAGGAATTCCTTCCTGTGTAATTTTTATTTCTGTACCCGCAATGGTTTTCCGGAGCGAGACAGTGACGGTCATTTCTCCCGGCAGGTTTGGATCATCAAACTTATCAGTGTATTTCAAAAACTCATTAGGTTTGATTTCCAGGTAGGTTCCACCGAATGAATGGCTATTCCCGGTTGAAAAGTTTTGGAATGACATCTTATGAGAACCACCAATCTCTACCTTCATTTGGTGAACGGTGCAAAGAAAACCATAAGGAGGCAACCATGACGCAATGGCGGAGGCTTCAGTAAATGCGCGGTATACTTTTTCCGGCGATGTTTTAAGAACTCTGTGCAGCGAAACAACATTGTTGGACATAAGCTATGTTTTTGATCCTACTCGTCTGGCTTTTCGGCTCCGCCCGTTTTTGAAGTGGTCACTGCTCCACTTACCATTTGTATTGGTTGAACAAAATTAAAACGGATGGGTTTCTCCTGGCATGGGCATTTGCGCCAATATGAAGGCAGTTTGCGACTATTTGCATGTGTGCAAAGTGAGGATAAGCATAATCGAAACAGGACTATCTTAAGGTATTGAAAAAACTAATACCCTGTTTGAAAGATTTTCCAGACCTTTGGCACTCCGCTCCGATCCCACCCTTCTTCCCGGAATTCACCAGGAAGAAACCCAATTTATTTACTTTTCATTGATTAGGATATGCCCAATCCATATATTTCTCTATTACGTACCGCCTGGCATTATGCACGCCATGAACGAAAGAAATACGTACTTATATATACGTTATTCGTTTTCGCCAATGTGATCTTCTCCCTGAACCCCATTCTTTTCGGATGGTTTATCGGGAAAATTCAACAGGATACCCAACGGGTCTTTTATTATGCCCTTCTCTACGCCCTTACTTATTTTGGATTGAAATTCGTGGAATGGAGCTTCCACGGGCCTGCCCGTATTATGGAGCGCCAACTGGCCTTCAACCTCAGCCGCAACTTCCTGATGGAACGCTATCACCAGGCACTGCACCTGCCGGTAAAATGGCACCAGGACCATCACAGCGGTTCTACCATCAACCGCATCCGGAAAGCCTATGAAGCACTGAAAGAGTTTTTCGACAAAGGATTCATGTACATCCATGCGCTGTCCAAGCTGGTGTTTTCTGTGATCGCCATGCTGTATTTCTCTCCGCTGTTTGGCAGCATCGGCATCCTGCTCGGCATCTTCACCATTTGGGTGATCATGAGATTCGACAAGCCCTTCATCAAAACACTCGATGAGGTGAATGAGCGGGAGCACGTTGTATCTTCTACGCTGTTCGACAGCTTGTCGAACATCATGACCGTCATCACGCTTCGCCTGGAGAAAAGCATGGAAGGTGGCTTGCTGAACAAAGTGCAGTTGATTGCACGGCCGTTCAGAAAGAATGCGGTGATCAATGAATGGAAATGGTTTGTGGCCGATATGCTGGTGACCCTCATTTATGTGGTGATCGCCGCAGGATTTGTATACCAAAACTGGGAATCCGGTAAGATGTTCCCCGTGGCCGGACTGGTTACCCTGCTGGGCTTTGTTACCCAGTTCACCACCGTATTCCACGACGTGGCCTGGCAATACACCGAAATTATACAGTCCAACACGCATGTAGAAACGGCCCGGAATATAGAAAAGGCCTACCAGGAACAGCATCGCCCCGACCAACCCACAGACTTGCCCGGTAACTGGCAAACCATTGAGCTTAAAAACCTCCATTTCTCACACCGTAATCAATACGACAGCGACCACGCCCCGCAAAGCCTGCATAACCTGCACCTCACGATCGGCCGGGGGAAAAAGATTGCCCTGATTGGTGAAAGCGGTAGTGGAAAGAGCACTTTGTTGTCTTTATTAAGAGGGCTGTACAATCCTGAGGCAGGCATACAGTTACTGGTAGATGGTAAACCCTTTGCGCTGGCCACGATCAATGAAACCGTCACGCTGTTCCCACAGGAGCCGGAGATCTTTGAAAATACCATTGCTTACAATATCACGCTCGGCCTTCCCTTTACCGACGAGGAGATCATGAAGGTTAGTGAAAGCGCTCATTTCACCGATGTGATTCACCAACTGCCCAAAGGATTGGAATCGGATATACGGGAAAAAGGCGTAAACCTGTCTGGTGGTCAGAAACAACGGCTGGCGCTGGCCCGTGGTATCCTGGCGGCCAGTGAAAGCGAAGTCGTGTTGCTGGATGAACCCACCAGCAGTGTTGATCCTAAAACGGAAGCCATGATCTACCAGAAAATGTTTACTGCTTTCAAGAACAAGGCGCTCATTTCCTCCATGCATCGCCTGCACCTGCTGTATCAGTTCGACTATATTTATGTGCTGAAGCAGGGAAGGATTGTAGCGGAAGGAACGTTTGACTACCTGCGCGAACACAACCCCCTCTTCCAGGAACTATGGAAACACCAGGAGGAAACTGCCAAATAACAGTAAGTCCGGGCAATACAACGGAGTCGCTTAAACAATAATTATCCTTACCGGAAACCCAATTGCCTGAAGAAAGATTCTTTATAGTTTTTGCCGATAGCAATTTCGTATTGGGCAATACATACCTGTTCCTTATTGAAGGATTGAATAGCATCTACATTGACTACGGAGGAACGATTGATGCGTGCAAACCTGCTGTAATTGATCCGCCGCATTACCTGCATCAGGGATAGCCGGATAGTAAACTTCTTATCCTTAATAACAATATGGACATAATTACCCTCTGCTTCCATGTATAGTATTTCACGGAGGTTTATTTTGACAAACTGGAAGTTGCGCTTCAGGAAAATATAATTCCCCTGCCGCAGAATAATCTCATTGTCTGTAACATCCTGCCCGTTCCTTTTCACAGCAGCCGGCAGCAGGGAATGTTCTTCTGTCATAATATCCTGCTCTCCGCAGGTGATGAAATTATGGATGGCCATCTCGGTGGTAATACATACCTTACTACTATTATAGGGCTGCGTAAGAAAAGCTACCGGGTATGTCTGTTTAATTCTGCTGATGGTGGCGTCGTCGGCAATCTCTATAAGATAAACAACCGGTACCCGCTTTATTTTCATTAATTCATGCACCGTATCAATACTGTCCCTATCACCCGGGATATGGATATTTATTAAAATAATGTCCACGTCATTTTCCCGGAAAAGCCGGCTTGCTTCTTCCCCCTGCTCCGCAATACCAGCTATTACATATCCATGTTGCTCCAGGCTGACTGATATCCCCAGGGCCAGCATGGGATCGGCTTCTACTATCAGGACTTTTACCAGTTCGGGCTCAATTTTCATAGAAACATCATTTCTGTGCACTGTAAAACATTAGCACATAAAACACTGCAGCAAAATTGAGCTATTAAATGCGGTAGTGTGGTAGTAATAGTTGGATTTTTGGCTGTACCAGTGGCCTCATAATATATTAAATTTTCACCATAGACCAAAGCTGTCTATTTGACAATTATCATCAATTGAAATATTAAATTATTATTACTTTGCTCCAGATATAACCAACTAAACACCTGCCTTTTGCGATCGATCCTACAATTCTTCGCTTGTCTATTACTGTTTCCGTCATCAAAAGGACAAACAGACCTTCGTGGATATAGCGTTATCAATTATAATAGCGATAACGCCCTGCCCCAAAACAGTATCAATGACATGGCCTTCGACAGCAATGGCTTTCTGTGGCTGGCAACCGAAATGGGCATGGTTCGTTTCGACGGAAAGAATTTCCGGGAATACAATATGGCTAATTCACCTGCCTTATATACCAACAGGTGTTTCCTGGTCAATGAAGTGAAGGGAAAGATAGTATTAGGACCTGGTTTTTCCGGCCACCGGATGCTAACAGTAACAGATGATTACCGTTTACAGGAAGACAGCCTTCTTTCTGCCAATCCTTATCAATGTAACCGGTGGAGCAATTGCCTGTTTTATTATGACCACATCTTTAAAAAATGGGGGCATGATTCTACCGCCTTCAAAGGACTGTTGCAAAGTCTGGACTTTAATGGCGACCTGGTTACGGTAAATGAACGACAGGCTTATGTAAGAAAAGATTCGAGCTGTTATTACCTTAATGACCATATAGCCGGTGTTGATCTGCTGACCGAAGTTGAGGGCCATGCACTAAAGATCCTGTTCATGGTAGGAGACATTTTCTTCTATGTTGACAGGCAGAATCGCATTTACGCTTATAAGGAGGGCCGCTGGCAAAAAAAAATCGGTTGCAGTGATAGGCTCAGGGAAATCTTCGGCCAGGCCGAATCAGGGGCGTACCCAAGTCAGTATACGGTAAATGCCATCAGGGATAGCAGCCATACATTTCTTATTTATAAAGGAAATATCCTGCTACTGAATGTACGGAACGGAGTCCTGGACTTCGAAGTACTGGCCTCCAATACTTCCATCAGAAATATCAACTGCCTGATATATGACGAGGTATACCGCACGCTATATATAGGCACGGCCACCAGCGGATTATATATTCTCAAAAAACACCAGTTCAGGCGGCTTTTTTTTACCAGCGATCACTATGCCGTCAATAGCTTGTATGCGCAGGTAGAAGTATCAGATGGCAGCATCCTCACTTCATCCGGCGTCCTGAACCGGAATAGTGAGATAAATGTCGCTACCCCGGGTTTGTACGACCGGCCCGCCCTGCTGCGATCGTCTGACGGTTATATCTGGTACTCTAACTATGACTCCTTTAAAAGGATTGACACCAGCCTGCACAATCCTGTTACCATTCAATACCTCGGGGGCTGGCTGATGGCGATCATCGAAGCCAGCAATAAAGACATCCTGTACTGCACATTGCATAAGTTATTCCGCCGGAGGGGAAAGGAGGTCATCACTTTACTGGATACACCTGCATTGATGCAGGGCGCGGATATACAGGTGATCCGTGAAATGCACCCCAATGAATTATGGATCGGCACTTCATCGGGATTATTTTCATATGATCTCGTAAAGGGTACGCTTCGCCGTTTAGCATTACAGGATGCTTCTGTAAGGGCTATCTACAAAGCGAAGGATGGAAGCGTGTGGATCGGCACTTACGGGCAGGGTTTCTATAAGTATAACAGAGGACGTTACCTCAAAATGCCCATAGATCCCAGGAACAACCTGGCCACCATTCATTGTTTCATGGAAGACAGACAGGGGAATTTCTGGCTGCCCACGAATAAAGGCCTGTACAGGGTGGCAAAAAAAGAACTGGATAGCTACGCAGCCGGCAATAATGAGAACGTCTTTTATTATTATTTCGACAAGTCATCCGGGTATACCACGAATGAATTCAATGGTGGCTGCACGCCCTGTGGTATTGTTATGCGCAATGGCCATTTTTCCCTTCCCTCCCTCGACGGGCTGATACAATTCAACCCCGACAGCATATCTATTGAGCCGCCTGACCATCCCATATTTATAGACCGGGTCATCACAGACGACAGGAAGGTTTCCTCCGGTGATCATTTTGAACAGCAGCAGGACTCCGGCCCATTGGTCTTTGCGATCGCCTCCCCTTATTTTGGCAATCCGGTCAACCTGCACCTGGAGTATTCTATACCGCAACTGGACAATAAATGGCGCCCAGTGAATGACGACGGGAAACTGGTGCTGACAGGTCTGGGTAAAGGCAATTATACGCTCATCATCCGGAAGCAGGAGTATTACGGGCGGTATAGCTATAAGACAACCGGGTGGACCATACTCCCCTACTGGTATGAGACGATCTGGTTCCGGCTCCTTGTGGCACTGGCAGCTACTGGTATCCTTTCTTTTATTTTTTGGCTCCGTTACGCCCGCCAGGTAAAAAGGGCAGAGCTGCTCGAATACAAGGTAGCAGAAAGGACGCAGGCACTGTCTGCAACCAACCAGGTAAAAGAAAAGATGATTGCCGTTATCCTGCACGACCTGCGTTCACCACTTCGCTTCCTGAATATGCTGGCCGTTCATATTTATGATAATAATCAAAAGGCTTCCCGTCCGGAGTTGGCCGACATGCTGTTGAAGTTCCGGAATGCGACCAATGACCTGAATGAATTTACGCAGGATTTCATGACCTGGGCCAATGCACAGAAAGAG of Paraflavitalea devenefica contains these proteins:
- a CDS encoding response regulator transcription factor, yielding MKIEPELVKVLIVEADPMLALGISVSLEQHGYVIAGIAEQGEEASRLFRENDVDIILINIHIPGDRDSIDTVHELMKIKRVPVVYLIEIADDATISRIKQTYPVAFLTQPYNSSKVCITTEMAIHNFITCGEQDIMTEEHSLLPAAVKRNGQDVTDNEIILRQGNYIFLKRNFQFVKINLREILYMEAEGNYVHIVIKDKKFTIRLSLMQVMRRINYSRFARINRSSVVNVDAIQSFNKEQVCIAQYEIAIGKNYKESFFRQLGFR
- a CDS encoding AAA family ATPase, with translation MSNLRTTQLQDIQNMLEQQGYITDKSVAMSVFLSLQLNKPLLVEGPAGVGKTEIAKVMANALKTDLIRLQCYEGLDATHALYEWNYQRQLLHLKMTEHDSHSVDEKEKTIFSDAFLMKRPLLQAITHHQKPVLLIDEIDRSDEEFESFLLEMLSDWQITIPEIGTMKATFIPQVILTSNRTRELSEALRRRCLYLYIDYPDFEKEWLIVKNRVPGVDAKLGAQITRFMQELRLLKLEKTPGIAETIDWAVALSVLHVDHLDKTTIEQTLGVVLKEWRDTRQVQMSLSELMEKTKIHSKFDSP
- a CDS encoding vWA domain-containing protein; its protein translation is MIGRLTSLSKNIVQFCIFLRSKGFAVGVEEEAIMLEVLQFLDYTSYEAFFMSLKTVLCRSKTQWDAFDKLFREYWEQVSQAVDAKLKAETKKKKQPVSRQQQFSSLMAWMKGNKNKEAEETAAYSMNEALSRKDFSAVPESEVDELMRCIRNLSRRLAAKANRRYEFTRKIDLPDLRKTLRRNLRRGGELIDIIYRRPKRNRLKLLLLCDVSKSMELYSAFLLQFMYAFQQVYNRMETFVFSTSLKRITPLLKQKNFHDTLELLSTESDGWRAGTRIGESLHAFVEDYSRKLVDSGTIVIILSDGWDMGNIDMLQKSMKIIQEKTKKVIWLNPLAGYAAYRPDVAGMKAAMPYIDVFAPVYNAESLRTLTKWL
- a CDS encoding ligand-binding sensor domain-containing protein, with the translated sequence MRSILQFFACLLLFPSSKGQTDLRGYSVINYNSDNALPQNSINDMAFDSNGFLWLATEMGMVRFDGKNFREYNMANSPALYTNRCFLVNEVKGKIVLGPGFSGHRMLTVTDDYRLQEDSLLSANPYQCNRWSNCLFYYDHIFKKWGHDSTAFKGLLQSLDFNGDLVTVNERQAYVRKDSSCYYLNDHIAGVDLLTEVEGHALKILFMVGDIFFYVDRQNRIYAYKEGRWQKKIGCSDRLREIFGQAESGAYPSQYTVNAIRDSSHTFLIYKGNILLLNVRNGVLDFEVLASNTSIRNINCLIYDEVYRTLYIGTATSGLYILKKHQFRRLFFTSDHYAVNSLYAQVEVSDGSILTSSGVLNRNSEINVATPGLYDRPALLRSSDGYIWYSNYDSFKRIDTSLHNPVTIQYLGGWLMAIIEASNKDILYCTLHKLFRRRGKEVITLLDTPALMQGADIQVIREMHPNELWIGTSSGLFSYDLVKGTLRRLALQDASVRAIYKAKDGSVWIGTYGQGFYKYNRGRYLKMPIDPRNNLATIHCFMEDRQGNFWLPTNKGLYRVAKKELDSYAAGNNENVFYYYFDKSSGYTTNEFNGGCTPCGIVMRNGHFSLPSLDGLIQFNPDSISIEPPDHPIFIDRVITDDRKVSSGDHFEQQQDSGPLVFAIASPYFGNPVNLHLEYSIPQLDNKWRPVNDDGKLVLTGLGKGNYTLIIRKQEYYGRYSYKTTGWTILPYWYETIWFRLLVALAATGILSFIFWLRYARQVKRAELLEYKVAERTQALSATNQVKEKMIAVILHDLRSPLRFLNMLAVHIYDNNQKASRPELADMLLKFRNATNDLNEFTQDFMTWANAQKEGFVINQETIVLREIAGGIVSLYEPGADMRNNTILNLVPPAITLVSDPNILKLIIRNLTDNANKYTLNGEIRIEAMQDASAVHIIITDTGKSMEKELIAGLLNNTYQPDNNDHGFGYKIILELLAKIQGKLAIDARETGNRITLTFRTA
- a CDS encoding SRPBCC family protein → MSNNVVSLHRVLKTSPEKVYRAFTEASAIASWLPPYGFLCTVHQMKVEIGGSHKMSFQNFSTGNSHSFGGTYLEIKPNEFLKYTDKFDDPNLPGEMTVTVSLRKTIAGTEIKITQEGIPPAIPVEMCYLGWQESLEKLAKLVEPEIPDA
- a CDS encoding ABC transporter ATP-binding protein; protein product: MPNPYISLLRTAWHYARHERKKYVLIYTLFVFANVIFSLNPILFGWFIGKIQQDTQRVFYYALLYALTYFGLKFVEWSFHGPARIMERQLAFNLSRNFLMERYHQALHLPVKWHQDHHSGSTINRIRKAYEALKEFFDKGFMYIHALSKLVFSVIAMLYFSPLFGSIGILLGIFTIWVIMRFDKPFIKTLDEVNEREHVVSSTLFDSLSNIMTVITLRLEKSMEGGLLNKVQLIARPFRKNAVINEWKWFVADMLVTLIYVVIAAGFVYQNWESGKMFPVAGLVTLLGFVTQFTTVFHDVAWQYTEIIQSNTHVETARNIEKAYQEQHRPDQPTDLPGNWQTIELKNLHFSHRNQYDSDHAPQSLHNLHLTIGRGKKIALIGESGSGKSTLLSLLRGLYNPEAGIQLLVDGKPFALATINETVTLFPQEPEIFENTIAYNITLGLPFTDEEIMKVSESAHFTDVIHQLPKGLESDIREKGVNLSGGQKQRLALARGILAASESEVVLLDEPTSSVDPKTEAMIYQKMFTAFKNKALISSMHRLHLLYQFDYIYVLKQGRIVAEGTFDYLREHNPLFQELWKHQEETAK